One genomic window of Ruminococcus gauvreauii includes the following:
- a CDS encoding helix-turn-helix domain-containing protein — MDYVILGKNIRKYRQMRGLRQEDLAEICDCGNSHIGQIENARGIPSLDMIVRIANALSVTVDQLLREYYSEPEKVYLREIAERIEKYPVKQRVYACEGLAEFLNTIEKFSQTDE, encoded by the coding sequence ATGGACTATGTTATTTTAGGCAAGAATATTCGGAAGTACCGACAAATGCGCGGATTGCGCCAGGAAGATTTGGCGGAGATCTGTGATTGCGGGAATAGCCATATCGGCCAAATAGAAAATGCGAGAGGGATTCCAAGTCTGGATATGATTGTACGGATTGCAAATGCTCTTTCAGTAACAGTAGATCAATTGCTCAGAGAGTATTATTCGGAACCTGAGAAGGTCTATTTGCGAGAGATTGCGGAACGTATTGAGAAGTATCCGGTAAAGCAGCGTGTATACGCTTGCGAAGGTCTGGCTGAATTTTTAAATACCATTGAAAAATTCAGTCAAACAGATGAATGA